The following proteins are encoded in a genomic region of Hoeflea phototrophica DFL-43:
- the truA gene encoding tRNA pseudouridine(38-40) synthase TruA: MPRYRLDIEYDGSGYAGWQRQDDHPSIQQAIETAIHGFCGQAVSIRGAGRTDAGVHAWGQVAHVDLENQWSDDTVRDAINAHLQMARERVAILAAREVPEDFDARFSATRRHYVYRIICRRAPLVIEKNRALWSPRPLDAEAMHEAAQRLVGRHDFTTFRSVQCQADSPVRSLDRLDVTRGGFDGLIEIHATARSFLHNQIRSFAGTLRLVGEGKWTADDVQIALEARSRKACGPVAAPEGLYFRQVDYDGLFPV, encoded by the coding sequence ATGCCGCGCTATCGCCTCGACATCGAGTATGACGGCAGCGGATATGCCGGATGGCAGCGTCAGGATGATCATCCTTCGATCCAGCAGGCGATCGAGACTGCGATCCACGGCTTTTGCGGCCAGGCTGTTAGCATTCGCGGCGCCGGCCGCACGGATGCAGGTGTGCATGCATGGGGCCAGGTCGCCCATGTCGATCTTGAAAACCAGTGGTCCGACGACACCGTTCGTGACGCGATCAACGCGCATCTGCAGATGGCACGTGAGCGGGTTGCCATCCTCGCCGCCCGTGAGGTACCTGAAGATTTTGACGCACGGTTTTCAGCGACCAGGCGGCACTATGTCTACCGCATCATCTGCCGTCGCGCACCGCTGGTGATCGAGAAGAACCGGGCACTCTGGTCGCCGCGCCCGCTTGATGCCGAAGCCATGCACGAGGCCGCGCAACGGCTGGTCGGCCGGCATGATTTCACCACCTTCCGTTCGGTGCAGTGCCAGGCGGACTCGCCGGTCCGTTCGCTTGACCGGCTTGATGTGACCAGAGGCGGCTTCGACGGGCTGATCGAGATCCACGCCACAGCGCGCAGCTTTCTGCACAATCAGATCCGCTCTTTTGCAGGAACCCTGCGCCTGGTGGGTGAAGGAAAATGGACTGCCGACGATGTGCAGATCGCACTGGAGGCCCGCTCGCGCAAGGCCTGTGGTCCGGTGGCAGCACCTGAAGGGCTCTACTTCAGGCAGGTCGACTATGATGGGTTGTTTCCGGTCTGA
- the fmt gene encoding methionyl-tRNA formyltransferase — MPLRIIFMGTPAYAVPTLQALHEAGHEIVAVYSQPPRPAGRRGLELKPSPVHEAAEGLGIPVFTPKSLKSDEEQAAFKALEADAAVVVAYGLLLPKPVLDAPRLGAWNGHASLLPRWRGAAPIQRAIMAGDTTTGVMIMQMDVGLDTGPVALTQTVDISASMTTGELHDTLAGVTAKLMTDAMARLERGELPVRVQPEQGVSYAAKISKEETRVDFTRTALDVHNHIRGLAPAPGAWFELQTGDRAERVKLLASGVVAGGAQGEVPGTVLDEQLTIACGEGAVRLLRLQKAGGKPLSAQDFLRGTPVAPGAVIG, encoded by the coding sequence TTGCCCTTGCGCATCATCTTCATGGGAACACCGGCCTATGCCGTTCCGACGCTGCAGGCACTGCATGAGGCCGGGCACGAGATCGTCGCGGTCTATTCGCAGCCGCCGCGTCCCGCCGGCCGCCGCGGGCTCGAACTCAAGCCGTCTCCTGTGCATGAAGCCGCTGAAGGTCTTGGCATTCCGGTGTTCACCCCCAAAAGCCTGAAATCGGATGAAGAGCAAGCGGCATTCAAGGCGCTTGAAGCGGATGCCGCGGTGGTCGTCGCCTACGGTCTCCTGCTGCCCAAGCCGGTGCTTGACGCGCCGCGCCTGGGGGCCTGGAACGGCCACGCCTCGCTGTTGCCGCGCTGGCGTGGCGCGGCCCCGATCCAGCGCGCAATCATGGCCGGCGACACCACCACCGGCGTGATGATCATGCAGATGGATGTGGGGCTCGACACCGGCCCGGTGGCGCTGACCCAAACCGTGGACATTTCCGCCAGCATGACGACCGGCGAGCTTCACGACACCCTGGCCGGAGTGACCGCTAAGCTGATGACGGACGCCATGGCGCGGCTTGAGCGCGGTGAGCTGCCGGTTCGTGTCCAGCCCGAGCAAGGCGTGAGCTACGCGGCAAAGATCTCCAAGGAGGAGACGCGCGTGGACTTCACCCGGACTGCTCTGGATGTGCACAACCACATCCGCGGTCTGGCTCCGGCGCCTGGCGCCTGGTTCGAATTGCAAACAGGGGATCGGGCCGAACGGGTGAAGCTGCTTGCCTCCGGGGTGGTTGCGGGCGGTGCGCAAGGCGAGGTGCCCGGCACCGTCCTGGACGAACAATTGACCATTGCCTGTGGCGAGGGCGCAGTACGGCTTCTCCGGCTGCAGAAGGCCGGCGGCAAGCCGCTGTCGGCGCAGGACTTTCTGCGCGGAACGCCGGTTGCTCCCGGCGCGGTGATCGGCTGA
- a CDS encoding chemotaxis protein CheW, giving the protein MQENTNNAAQSGYLEIISFHLGEQVFCVNIMAVREIRGWAPSTTLPHTPPHVLGVINLRGSVIPVIDMAIRLGLKPIEPTERSAIIVTNIAGKLVGLLVENVSDMITVNESELQPAPDVLPAAERALTKAIIPVDKQMICYLDLDTLFADTEDEAA; this is encoded by the coding sequence ATGCAAGAAAACACCAACAATGCAGCACAGTCCGGTTATCTGGAAATCATCTCGTTTCACCTTGGCGAACAGGTGTTCTGCGTCAACATCATGGCTGTCCGCGAAATCCGTGGCTGGGCCCCGTCGACAACCCTGCCGCACACTCCACCGCACGTGCTGGGCGTGATCAACCTTCGCGGTTCGGTTATCCCGGTCATCGACATGGCGATCCGGCTCGGACTAAAGCCGATCGAGCCAACCGAACGTTCGGCCATCATCGTCACCAATATTGCCGGCAAGCTCGTCGGGCTGCTGGTTGAAAATGTGTCGGACATGATCACCGTCAACGAATCCGAATTGCAGCCGGCTCCGGATGTTCTCCCGGCCGCCGAACGGGCGCTGACCAAGGCGATCATCCCGGTCGACAAGCAGATGATCTGCTACCTCGATCTCGACACGCTGTTTGCCGATACGGAAGACGAAGCGGCCTGA